A window of Streptomyces sp. SAI-127 contains these coding sequences:
- a CDS encoding HAMP domain-containing sensor histidine kinase produces MKRVVRRYRSLPIRSRLALLVAAAVAFAVAAVSVTCWFIVQGKLYEQLDKDLQRGTDGPQQVRQMQQAQFALDNCSQTSQGTGVFRGNYTQVVTESGKVCVFGDSVGTVEVARADENAIKNADRDKLYFRNGTDDDGDAVRVMTQPLGATVTQTGETGPKVGILVAVSLKSTQSTLNDLALILLLVSGIGVLGAGAAGLFVARAGLRPVDKLTEAVEQVARTEDLNIRIPVEEDAEDEVARLSRSFNSMTSSLASSRELQQQLIADAGHELRTPLTSLRTNIELLTRSEETGRPLPEADRKALLASVKAQMTELASLIGDLQELSRSEGQRGERVQVVALEDAVESALRRARLRGPELTIDASLEPWYTRAEPAALERAVVNILDNAVKFSPEGGTIEVRLNEGVLTVRDHGPGIPAEELPYVFDRFWRSPSARALPGSGLGLSIVARTVQQAGGEVTLGHAGGGGTIATVRLPGAPTPPPEAPAAVL; encoded by the coding sequence GTGAAGAGGGTCGTACGGCGCTACCGGTCCCTGCCGATCCGGTCACGGTTGGCGCTGCTGGTGGCGGCGGCGGTGGCGTTCGCGGTGGCGGCGGTATCGGTGACCTGCTGGTTCATCGTGCAGGGGAAGCTGTACGAACAGTTGGACAAGGACCTGCAGCGCGGCACGGACGGACCTCAGCAGGTGCGGCAGATGCAGCAGGCCCAGTTCGCCCTCGACAACTGCTCGCAGACCTCGCAGGGCACTGGTGTCTTCCGCGGCAACTACACCCAGGTGGTCACGGAGAGCGGGAAGGTCTGTGTCTTCGGCGACTCGGTGGGCACAGTGGAAGTCGCCCGAGCGGACGAGAATGCGATCAAGAACGCGGACCGAGACAAGCTCTACTTCCGCAATGGCACCGACGACGACGGCGACGCTGTACGGGTGATGACCCAACCGCTGGGAGCCACCGTCACCCAGACAGGGGAGACCGGTCCCAAGGTCGGGATTCTCGTTGCCGTCTCCCTGAAGAGCACCCAGTCCACCCTCAACGACCTCGCCCTCATCCTCCTCCTCGTCTCCGGCATCGGAGTCCTCGGCGCCGGTGCCGCAGGCCTCTTCGTCGCCCGCGCCGGTCTCCGCCCCGTCGACAAGCTCACCGAGGCCGTCGAGCAAGTGGCACGCACCGAGGACCTGAACATCCGCATCCCCGTCGAGGAGGACGCCGAGGACGAGGTCGCACGCCTGTCACGCTCCTTCAACTCGATGACGAGCTCCCTCGCCAGCTCCCGTGAGCTCCAGCAGCAGCTCATCGCCGACGCGGGTCACGAGCTGCGCACCCCTCTCACCTCCCTGCGCACCAACATCGAGCTCCTCACCCGCAGCGAGGAGACCGGCCGCCCCCTCCCCGAGGCCGACCGCAAGGCGCTGCTCGCCTCCGTCAAGGCGCAGATGACCGAACTGGCGTCTCTGATCGGCGACCTGCAGGAGCTGTCCCGCTCGGAGGGCCAGCGTGGTGAGCGGGTACAGGTCGTCGCGCTGGAGGACGCCGTCGAGTCGGCCCTGCGCAGGGCACGGCTGCGGGGCCCGGAGCTGACCATCGACGCCTCGCTGGAGCCCTGGTACACCCGGGCCGAACCCGCCGCACTGGAACGCGCCGTGGTCAACATCCTCGACAACGCCGTGAAGTTCAGCCCCGAGGGCGGCACGATCGAGGTCCGGCTCAACGAGGGAGTCCTCACCGTCCGCGACCACGGCCCCGGTATCCCCGCCGAGGAACTCCCGTACGTCTTCGACCGCTTCTGGCGTTCCCCGTCGGCCCGCGCCCTGCCCGGCTCCGGTCTCGGCCTCTCCATCGTGGCCCGCACGGTCCAGCAGGCCGGCGGCGAGGTCACCCTCGGCCACGCCGGAGGCGGCGGCACGATCGCGACCGTACGACTGCCGGGGGCGCCGACTCCGCCGCCGGAGGCTCCCGCCGCCGTACTGTGA
- a CDS encoding response regulator transcription factor, translating into MSPAEGDRDPQRILIVDDEPAVREALQRSLAFEGYDTEVAVDGADALDKATAYQPDLVVLDIQMPRMDGLTAARRIRGAGDTTPILMLTARDTVGDRVTGLDAGADDYLVKPFELDELFARVRALLRRSSYAAAAGAGSVEDDEALTFADLRMDLATREVTRAGRPVELTRTEFTLLEMFMAHPRQVLTREQILKAVWGFDFEPSSNSLDVYVMYLRRKTEAGGEPRLVHTVRGVGYVLRQGGAE; encoded by the coding sequence ATGAGCCCCGCCGAAGGCGACCGTGACCCCCAGCGCATCCTGATCGTCGACGACGAGCCGGCGGTGCGCGAAGCACTCCAGCGCAGCCTCGCCTTCGAGGGCTACGACACGGAGGTGGCCGTGGACGGCGCGGACGCGCTCGACAAGGCGACCGCGTACCAGCCCGACCTGGTCGTCCTCGACATCCAGATGCCCCGCATGGACGGGCTCACCGCCGCCCGGCGCATCCGCGGCGCGGGCGACACGACCCCCATCCTGATGCTGACGGCCCGCGACACGGTCGGTGACCGGGTCACCGGGCTCGACGCGGGCGCCGACGACTATCTGGTCAAGCCGTTCGAGCTCGACGAGCTGTTCGCCCGGGTCCGTGCGCTGCTGCGGCGCAGTTCGTACGCGGCGGCGGCCGGTGCGGGGTCCGTCGAGGACGACGAGGCGCTCACCTTCGCGGACCTGCGGATGGATCTCGCGACGCGTGAGGTCACGCGTGCGGGGCGGCCCGTGGAGCTGACCCGTACCGAGTTCACCCTGCTCGAGATGTTCATGGCCCACCCGCGCCAGGTGCTGACCCGGGAACAGATCCTGAAGGCGGTGTGGGGCTTCGACTTCGAGCCGTCGTCCAACTCGCTGGACGTGTACGTGATGTACCTGCGCCGCAAGACGGAGGCGGGCGGCGAGCCGCGGCTCGTGCACACCGTTCGCGGCGTGGGGTATGTGCTGCGGCAGGGTGGCGCGGAGTGA